From a single Streptomyces liliifuscus genomic region:
- a CDS encoding sigma-70 family RNA polymerase sigma factor, which translates to MITPALPASHDRSHDRSDESITAWALAARGGDPDAVERFVRALHRDVVRYVAHLSADPQAADDLAQDTFLRALGSLHRFEGRCSARTWLLSIARRAVIDSFRYAAARPRLSDVQDWRLAVEHAQPHGLPGFDDGVALLDLLAALPDERREAFVLTQLMGLPYAEAAELSDCPVGTVRSRVARARATLVDLLAEADAPAARGHGVHDGHGGHADPAFEPRNRAA; encoded by the coding sequence GTGATCACTCCAGCCCTGCCCGCTTCGCACGACAGATCGCACGACAGGAGCGACGAGTCGATAACCGCCTGGGCACTGGCCGCCCGGGGCGGCGACCCGGACGCCGTCGAGCGTTTCGTCCGCGCCCTGCACCGCGACGTCGTGCGTTACGTGGCCCATCTCTCCGCCGATCCCCAGGCCGCCGACGACCTGGCCCAGGACACGTTCCTGCGGGCGCTCGGCAGCCTGCACCGGTTCGAGGGGCGCTGCTCGGCCCGTACGTGGCTGCTGTCCATCGCGCGTCGGGCGGTGATCGACAGCTTCCGGTACGCCGCCGCCCGGCCGCGTCTTTCCGACGTACAGGACTGGCGGCTGGCGGTCGAACACGCCCAGCCGCACGGCCTGCCCGGTTTCGACGACGGGGTCGCGCTGCTCGATCTGCTGGCCGCGCTGCCCGACGAGCGCCGTGAGGCGTTCGTGCTCACCCAGCTGATGGGGCTGCCGTACGCCGAGGCGGCCGAGCTCAGCGACTGCCCCGTCGGAACCGTCCGCTCCCGGGTGGCCCGCGCCCGCGCCACCCTCGTCGACCTGCTCGCGGAGGCGGACGCACCGGCCGCACGCGGGCACGGCGTGCACGACGGGCACGGCGGGCACGCGGATCCAGCGTTCGAGCCGCGCAATCGGGCCGCCTGA
- a CDS encoding copper chaperone PCu(A)C gives MTRTTDPHPWRPTRRRLTDTLLTALAPVAACSVALGALTTWVAAGRAGDPARIEVTAGRVFLPYGDTRDTAAFFRITNSGDADDRLVRVSSPGGGEVTLGRHRTTGGGAAYRDPVDSAAVPAHGGLTMSPHGLDVILRAGPRWELGDPVPFTLHFRRSGPVTVEAVVVGPGDVRASP, from the coding sequence ATGACGCGGACGACCGACCCGCATCCGTGGCGTCCTACCCGACGCCGCCTCACCGACACCCTGCTCACCGCGCTCGCGCCCGTCGCCGCGTGCAGCGTCGCGCTCGGCGCCCTGACCACCTGGGTCGCCGCCGGCCGGGCGGGCGATCCGGCGCGGATCGAGGTCACCGCCGGGCGCGTCTTCCTTCCGTACGGCGACACCCGGGACACCGCCGCGTTCTTCCGGATCACCAACTCCGGGGACGCGGACGACCGGCTCGTCCGAGTCTCCTCGCCCGGCGGCGGTGAGGTCACGCTCGGGCGCCACCGCACCACGGGCGGCGGCGCCGCGTACCGGGACCCGGTGGACTCGGCCGCCGTCCCCGCCCACGGGGGCCTCACCATGTCCCCGCACGGCCTCGACGTGATCCTGCGGGCGGGCCCGCGGTGGGAACTCGGCGATCCGGTCCCGTTCACGCTGCACTTCCGGCGCAGCGGGCCGGTCACGGTGGAGGCGGTCGTGGTCGGCCCGGGCGACGTACGTGCCTCACCGTGA
- a CDS encoding heavy metal translocating P-type ATPase, with protein MSAEPVAVVVTTDLTVGGMTCAACVNRVEKKLAKLDGVTATVNLATGRARVSHPAHVPPEELVATVEKAGYTAALPAPPERPESGNEDGDESESEGARQERERLTVTALLAVPVLVLSMVPAWQFRNWQWLCFVLAAPVAVWSSWPFHVRALRGLRHSTATMDTLVSLGVAASFSWSAYALFLGGAGDPGMRMPFSLLPSASEGPAHIYLEAAVGVPLFVLAGRFLEARARHGTGAALRSLAQLATKEVSVREGGSERLLPVEQLRTGHVFVVRPGERVATDGEVTEGSSAVDLSLVTGESEPVEVGPGSAVVGGAVNAGGLLLVRATAVGADTQLARITKLVTEAQAGKARAQRLADAVAGVFVPVVLALAVTVLGFWLGAGADPQAAVTACVAVLVVACPCALGLATPTALMAATGRGAQLGVLVAGPQALESLQHIDTVVLDKTGTLTSGHMSVARVTAVPGGLGREAVLRLAGAVEQGSEHPLGRAIVSYAQRTLPERPLPDVGEFGAEAGRGVRGRVEGRLVEVLAPDDELPAALADALQMAEAAAYTPVLVRVDGVPEALIEIGDVVRPGSYRAVDRLRRLGVRPVLATGDREAPALAVASALGIEEVHARCTPEEKAALVRELREDGRRVAVVGDGVNDAAALAGADLGIAMGGGTDAAIGAADVTLVRGDIEALGDAVRLARRTLGTIRVNLLWAFGYNAVTVPLAMVGLLDPMVAAAAMSVSSLLVVGNSLRLRAWQPTRTRSRTR; from the coding sequence ATGAGTGCCGAACCGGTGGCCGTCGTCGTGACGACCGACCTGACCGTCGGCGGGATGACCTGCGCGGCCTGCGTGAACCGTGTCGAGAAGAAGCTCGCCAAGCTGGACGGCGTCACCGCGACCGTCAACCTGGCCACCGGGCGGGCCCGGGTGAGCCATCCGGCCCATGTCCCTCCCGAGGAACTCGTCGCCACGGTCGAGAAGGCCGGCTACACGGCAGCCCTCCCCGCCCCTCCCGAGCGGCCGGAAAGCGGGAACGAGGACGGGGACGAGTCCGAGTCCGAGGGCGCCCGGCAGGAGCGCGAGCGGCTGACGGTCACGGCGCTGCTCGCCGTGCCGGTGCTCGTCCTGTCGATGGTGCCCGCATGGCAGTTCCGCAACTGGCAGTGGCTGTGCTTCGTACTGGCCGCGCCGGTGGCGGTGTGGAGCTCCTGGCCCTTCCACGTACGGGCGTTGCGCGGGCTGCGGCACTCGACGGCGACCATGGACACGCTGGTCTCCCTGGGTGTGGCGGCGTCCTTCTCCTGGTCGGCCTACGCGCTGTTCCTCGGCGGCGCGGGCGATCCCGGGATGCGGATGCCGTTCAGTCTGCTGCCCTCGGCGTCGGAGGGCCCCGCGCACATCTATCTCGAAGCGGCCGTGGGAGTACCGCTGTTCGTGCTGGCCGGCCGTTTCCTGGAGGCACGGGCCCGGCACGGGACGGGGGCGGCGCTTCGGTCGCTCGCCCAACTCGCCACCAAGGAGGTCTCGGTACGCGAGGGCGGTTCCGAACGGCTGCTTCCCGTCGAGCAGTTGAGGACGGGGCACGTCTTCGTCGTACGTCCCGGGGAGCGGGTCGCCACCGACGGGGAGGTGACGGAGGGGAGTTCCGCCGTGGACCTGTCCCTGGTCACGGGCGAGAGCGAGCCGGTCGAGGTCGGTCCGGGCTCGGCGGTGGTGGGCGGTGCCGTCAACGCGGGCGGGCTGCTGCTCGTACGGGCCACGGCGGTCGGCGCCGATACCCAACTCGCCCGAATCACCAAGCTGGTGACGGAAGCTCAGGCGGGAAAGGCGCGGGCGCAGCGGCTGGCCGACGCGGTGGCCGGGGTGTTCGTGCCGGTGGTACTGGCGCTCGCCGTGACCGTGCTCGGGTTCTGGCTCGGTGCCGGGGCCGACCCGCAGGCGGCGGTCACCGCCTGCGTGGCGGTACTTGTCGTGGCCTGTCCGTGCGCACTGGGTCTGGCGACACCGACCGCGCTCATGGCGGCCACCGGGCGTGGCGCCCAACTGGGCGTCCTGGTCGCCGGGCCGCAGGCACTGGAGTCCCTCCAGCACATCGACACGGTCGTACTCGACAAGACCGGCACCCTCACCTCCGGCCACATGAGCGTCGCCCGGGTCACCGCGGTGCCCGGCGGGCTCGGGCGGGAGGCGGTGCTGCGGCTGGCCGGCGCGGTGGAACAGGGCTCCGAACATCCGCTGGGACGCGCGATCGTCTCGTACGCACAACGGACCCTGCCCGAGCGGCCGTTGCCGGACGTGGGGGAGTTCGGCGCCGAGGCGGGCCGCGGTGTCCGGGGCAGGGTCGAAGGCAGGCTGGTCGAAGTCCTCGCGCCTGACGACGAGTTGCCCGCGGCGCTCGCGGACGCGCTGCAGATGGCGGAGGCCGCCGCGTACACCCCGGTCCTGGTCCGGGTCGACGGCGTGCCCGAGGCGCTGATCGAGATCGGTGACGTCGTGCGGCCCGGGAGCTACCGGGCGGTGGACCGGCTGCGGAGGCTGGGGGTGCGGCCGGTGCTCGCCACCGGGGACAGGGAAGCCCCGGCCCTGGCGGTCGCCTCCGCGCTCGGCATCGAGGAGGTGCACGCCCGCTGCACACCGGAGGAAAAGGCCGCCCTCGTACGGGAGTTGAGGGAGGACGGCCGCCGGGTCGCGGTCGTCGGTGACGGTGTGAACGACGCCGCCGCGCTGGCCGGAGCCGATCTGGGGATCGCCATGGGCGGCGGGACGGACGCGGCCATCGGCGCCGCCGACGTGACACTCGTACGCGGTGACATCGAGGCACTGGGTGACGCCGTACGGCTTGCCCGGCGCACCCTCGGCACCATCAGGGTCAACCTCCTGTGGGCCTTCGGCTACAACGCCGTGACCGTGCCGCTCGCCATGGTGGGCCTGCTCGATCCGATGGTGGCCGCGGCGGCCATGTCGGTGAGTTCGCTGCTCGTGGTCGGCAACAGCCTGCGGCTGCGCGCCTGGCAGCCGACGCGAACCCGGAGCCGTACACGATGA
- a CDS encoding carbohydrate ABC transporter permease: MTTSTVAVRKPVAWRRVALHLGCLAALLVMLYPLAWLLATSLKPADEVIASLDLLPGSLEWSNYTTALDGVNDVSVWQLLGNSLFIAGGAVVGNVLSCSLAAYAFARLRFRFRGPLFAFMIATIMLPHHAVLIPQYIIFNQLGMVNTYWPLILPKFLATEAFFVFLIVQFMRGLPRELEEAARIDGCGPFRSFFLVILPLTRPALITTAIFTFIWTWNDFFTQLIYLFSPEKFTLTLALRSFVDASSQSAFGPMFAMSVIALLPIVLFFLAFQRFLVEGMANSGIKG; this comes from the coding sequence ATGACCACCTCAACCGTCGCCGTACGCAAGCCGGTTGCCTGGCGCCGCGTCGCCCTGCACCTCGGCTGTCTGGCCGCGCTGCTCGTGATGCTGTACCCGCTGGCATGGCTGCTGGCGACCTCGCTCAAGCCCGCCGACGAGGTCATCGCCAGCCTCGACCTGCTGCCCGGCAGCCTGGAGTGGTCCAACTACACGACCGCTCTCGACGGAGTGAACGACGTCTCCGTGTGGCAGCTGCTCGGCAACTCGCTGTTCATCGCGGGCGGCGCGGTCGTCGGGAACGTACTGAGCTGCTCGCTGGCGGCGTACGCCTTCGCCCGGCTGCGTTTCCGCTTCCGCGGTCCGCTCTTCGCGTTCATGATCGCGACGATCATGCTGCCGCACCACGCCGTGCTGATCCCGCAGTACATCATCTTCAACCAGCTCGGCATGGTGAACACCTACTGGCCGCTGATCCTGCCCAAGTTCCTTGCCACGGAGGCCTTTTTCGTCTTCCTCATCGTGCAGTTCATGCGGGGGCTGCCGCGCGAACTGGAGGAGGCGGCACGGATCGACGGCTGCGGCCCGTTCAGAAGCTTCTTCCTGGTGATCCTCCCGCTCACCCGTCCGGCGCTCATCACCACGGCGATCTTCACCTTCATCTGGACCTGGAACGACTTCTTCACCCAGCTGATCTACCTCTTCTCACCGGAGAAGTTCACGCTCACGCTGGCGCTCAGGTCGTTCGTGGACGCGTCCAGCCAGTCCGCGTTCGGCCCGATGTTCGCGATGTCGGTGATCGCCCTCCTCCCGATCGTGCTGTTCTTCCTCGCCTTCCAGCGGTTCCTGGTCGAGGGCATGGCCAACTCCGGGATCAAGGGATGA
- a CDS encoding carbohydrate ABC transporter permease has protein sequence MTTTEIPAAARTGKPSTPPKRPGKRQREGAAWVFLSPWVLGAAVLTLLPMAVSLYLSFTDYDLFNPPQWVGLRNYTQMFTEDPRYWRSVVATLTYVVIAVPLQLGLALVVALALKSMRRGKGFYRSAFYAPSLLGASMSIALVWRAIFNDGGTVDNLLGTGGWVNKPGWALFTVALLTVWQFGAPMVIFLAGLQQIPTELYEAAAVDGASRWRQFLSITVPMLSPVIFFNLVLQTIQAFQVFTPAFAVSAGKGGPADSTLFYTLYLYDRGFVASHMGYASAMAWTLLLVIGAVTAVLFRTSRSWVFYASEGDR, from the coding sequence ATGACCACGACCGAGATACCGGCGGCCGCCCGCACAGGGAAGCCCTCCACACCACCGAAGCGACCCGGGAAGCGTCAACGCGAGGGCGCCGCCTGGGTGTTCCTCTCCCCGTGGGTCCTCGGTGCCGCCGTACTGACCCTGCTCCCGATGGCCGTCTCGCTCTATCTCTCCTTCACGGACTACGACTTGTTCAACCCGCCCCAGTGGGTGGGCCTGCGCAACTACACACAGATGTTCACGGAGGACCCGCGCTACTGGCGTTCGGTGGTCGCGACCCTCACGTACGTCGTCATCGCCGTACCACTCCAACTCGGCCTCGCCCTGGTCGTCGCGCTCGCCCTGAAGAGCATGAGGCGCGGCAAGGGCTTCTACCGCTCCGCCTTCTACGCGCCCTCCCTGCTCGGCGCCTCGATGTCCATCGCCCTCGTGTGGCGGGCCATCTTCAACGACGGCGGTACGGTCGACAACCTCCTCGGCACCGGCGGCTGGGTCAACAAACCCGGCTGGGCACTCTTCACGGTCGCCCTGCTGACGGTGTGGCAGTTCGGCGCCCCCATGGTCATCTTCCTCGCCGGACTCCAGCAGATCCCCACGGAGTTGTACGAAGCCGCCGCCGTGGACGGCGCGAGCCGATGGCGCCAGTTCCTGTCCATCACCGTGCCCATGCTCTCCCCGGTGATCTTCTTCAACCTGGTGCTCCAGACCATCCAGGCCTTCCAGGTCTTCACCCCCGCCTTCGCGGTGAGCGCGGGCAAGGGCGGCCCCGCCGACTCGACCCTCTTCTACACGCTCTACCTCTACGACCGCGGCTTCGTCGCCTCCCACATGGGCTACGCCTCCGCGATGGCCTGGACGCTGCTCCTCGTCATCGGCGCGGTCACCGCCGTGCTGTTCCGGACCTCGCGCTCCTGGGTCTTCTACGCGTCCGAGGGGGACCGATGA
- a CDS encoding ABC transporter substrate-binding protein yields the protein MPGNRTRKSWPPRRTAKPRPFRTTTATATLLALCAAATALTACSDTGESSSAGGNVVLRYTWWGNPDRAARTQEAVDLFQKKNPDIVVQTSFSGYDAYKQKLATQAAGGDAPDVMQLDYRMIDQYASGGVLLDLGKQQAVRTEEFDRGLLATGVVDGKQYAVPQARGTETVVYDTKAWESSGVEKPRKGWTWSDWADAMRALAERTGKPGATDPGQSEDAFEVWLRGQGKALYTKDRELGFTADDLTRWWTFTDKLRREGAVAPAEQTTQLDGTVENTPLGRGKSVSDFNWDAPSSGYVALVPTGVTLAPMPSGEDGTPGQYFKPSMFMGVAADSGHPEESAKLIDFMLNDREAAKILGATRGIPVNESIRTTLAPELKDFDKTVADYQASVDGTLNAPPQAPPSGDSALQTTFQRDYDQVSYERLSPREAAENYITEAKAELRS from the coding sequence ATGCCCGGAAACAGGACAAGGAAGTCCTGGCCGCCCCGCAGGACCGCCAAGCCCCGGCCGTTCCGCACGACGACGGCAACGGCGACGCTCCTCGCACTCTGCGCGGCGGCAACGGCACTCACCGCCTGCTCGGACACGGGCGAGTCGAGCAGCGCAGGCGGCAACGTGGTGCTGCGCTACACCTGGTGGGGCAACCCGGACAGAGCGGCCCGAACCCAGGAGGCCGTAGACCTCTTCCAGAAGAAGAACCCGGACATCGTTGTCCAGACGTCCTTCTCCGGCTACGACGCCTACAAGCAGAAACTCGCCACCCAGGCGGCCGGCGGCGACGCCCCCGACGTGATGCAGCTCGACTACCGCATGATCGACCAGTACGCGTCCGGCGGCGTCCTCCTCGACCTGGGGAAGCAACAGGCCGTACGGACCGAGGAGTTCGACCGTGGTCTGCTCGCCACGGGGGTCGTGGACGGCAAGCAGTACGCGGTCCCGCAGGCCCGCGGCACGGAGACCGTCGTGTACGACACCAAGGCGTGGGAGTCGTCCGGTGTCGAGAAGCCGCGGAAGGGCTGGACCTGGAGCGACTGGGCCGACGCCATGCGCGCCCTCGCCGAGAGGACCGGAAAACCCGGCGCCACCGACCCGGGCCAGAGCGAGGACGCCTTCGAGGTGTGGCTGCGCGGCCAGGGCAAGGCCCTCTACACCAAGGATCGCGAACTGGGCTTCACCGCAGACGACTTGACCCGCTGGTGGACCTTCACCGACAAGCTCCGCCGGGAGGGCGCGGTGGCGCCCGCCGAGCAGACCACCCAGCTCGACGGCACGGTCGAGAACACCCCGCTCGGCCGCGGCAAGTCCGTCTCCGACTTCAACTGGGACGCCCCGTCGAGCGGTTACGTGGCTCTCGTCCCGACGGGCGTGACGCTCGCACCGATGCCCTCGGGCGAGGACGGCACCCCCGGCCAGTACTTCAAGCCGTCGATGTTCATGGGCGTCGCGGCAGACTCGGGCCATCCCGAGGAGTCGGCCAAACTCATCGACTTCATGCTGAACGACAGGGAGGCCGCGAAGATCCTGGGCGCGACCCGCGGCATCCCGGTCAACGAGTCGATCCGCACGACCCTGGCCCCCGAGCTGAAGGACTTCGACAAGACGGTCGCCGACTACCAGGCCTCCGTGGACGGAACCCTCAACGCCCCGCCCCAGGCGCCCCCTTCGGGAGACAGCGCCCTGCAGACCACCTTCCAGCGCGACTACGACCAGGTGTCGTACGAGCGGCTGTCGCCCCGCGAGGCGGCCGAGAACTACATCACCGAGGCGAAGGCGGAGCTGAGGTCATGA
- a CDS encoding Gfo/Idh/MocA family protein — MVGLGARARMFTEALTGPYADRIELVGFCDVNSRRMAVHNGWIAGDHPGRGAVPAYAAEDFDVMLRRERVDLVVVCSVDRTHDDYIVRALEAGCDVVTEKPMTTDAEKARRILDARRRTGREVRVAFNYRYNPVHSAVRELIAAGEIGEVGSVHFEWLLDLRHGADYFRRWHRDKANSGGLMVHKATHHFDLVNWWLGTEPETVFAQGGLFFYGEEAGRRRGLARPYARAHGAAAAEGDPFAVRLADSEVLRALYLEAEAEDGYHRDQNVFGPGVSIEDDMAVLVRYASGASLTYHLTAYSPWEGYRVAFNGSAGRLELLVEESTWTRSDVRADGASPVVHGAAVGGEVGRTELLLRRFWEPAREVRVGGGEGAAEGGHGGGDVRMLADLFGDRSGGDALGRAADAVDGARSLVTGLAANESFVTGLPVRVRDLLDV; from the coding sequence GTGGTGGGGCTGGGGGCCCGTGCGCGGATGTTCACCGAGGCGCTGACCGGGCCGTACGCGGATCGGATCGAGTTGGTGGGGTTCTGTGACGTCAACTCCCGACGTATGGCCGTCCACAATGGGTGGATCGCGGGCGATCATCCTGGGCGGGGGGCTGTGCCCGCTTACGCCGCCGAGGACTTCGACGTGATGCTGCGGCGCGAGCGGGTGGATCTTGTTGTGGTGTGCAGTGTCGACCGCACTCATGACGACTACATCGTGCGGGCGCTGGAGGCGGGGTGCGATGTCGTCACGGAGAAGCCGATGACCACGGATGCGGAGAAGGCCCGCCGCATTCTTGACGCCCGGCGGCGGACCGGGCGTGAGGTGCGGGTGGCCTTCAACTACCGCTACAACCCGGTGCATTCGGCTGTACGGGAGCTCATCGCCGCCGGGGAGATCGGGGAGGTCGGGTCGGTGCACTTCGAGTGGCTGCTCGATCTGCGGCACGGTGCGGACTACTTCCGGCGGTGGCACCGGGACAAGGCCAACTCCGGTGGGCTGATGGTGCACAAGGCCACGCATCACTTCGACCTGGTCAACTGGTGGTTGGGGACTGAGCCGGAGACCGTGTTCGCGCAGGGCGGGCTGTTCTTCTACGGCGAGGAGGCCGGGCGGCGGCGGGGGCTCGCTCGGCCCTATGCCCGGGCTCATGGGGCTGCCGCGGCGGAGGGTGATCCGTTTGCGGTGCGGCTTGCCGACTCCGAGGTGCTGCGTGCGCTTTATCTGGAGGCGGAGGCGGAGGACGGGTATCACCGGGATCAGAACGTGTTCGGGCCTGGGGTGAGCATTGAGGATGACATGGCTGTTCTTGTGCGGTATGCGTCCGGGGCTTCCTTGACGTATCACTTGACCGCCTACTCCCCCTGGGAGGGGTATCGCGTTGCCTTCAACGGGAGCGCGGGGCGGTTGGAATTGTTGGTGGAGGAGTCGACGTGGACTCGGTCCGATGTGCGGGCCGATGGGGCGAGTCCTGTTGTGCACGGGGCGGCTGTGGGGGGTGAGGTCGGGCGTACGGAGTTGTTGCTTCGGCGGTTCTGGGAGCCGGCTCGTGAGGTGAGGGTCGGGGGCGGGGAGGGAGCCGCCGAGGGTGGGCACGGGGGTGGGGATGTGCGGATGCTGGCCGATCTGTTCGGGGATCGGTCCGGCGGGGATGCCCTGGGGCGGGCCGCGGATGCGGTGGACGGGGCGAGGTCGTTGGTCACTGGACTTGCCGCCAACGAGTCGTTCGTGACCGGGTTGCCCGTTCGGGTGCGGGATCTGTTGGACGTGTGA
- a CDS encoding GNAT family N-acetyltransferase, protein MNGDDDPYELSVGVPSVEVFRRLRTDAGLSDKAPEAVAVALPNTWHGVVLRYQGEPIGMGRIIGDGGTAFQVVDMCVHPAHQGRGLGKRIMAALTEELERRAPATAYVSLIADGPARFLYEKFGFADTAAHDSIGMYRAMDGDSAPQSPTPGRPC, encoded by the coding sequence ATGAATGGTGATGATGACCCTTACGAATTGAGTGTGGGTGTGCCCTCTGTCGAGGTGTTTCGTCGCCTGCGTACCGATGCCGGGCTCTCGGACAAGGCGCCCGAGGCGGTTGCGGTTGCTCTGCCCAATACGTGGCACGGTGTGGTCCTGCGATATCAGGGGGAGCCCATTGGGATGGGGCGGATCATCGGGGACGGCGGTACCGCGTTCCAGGTCGTCGACATGTGCGTGCACCCCGCGCACCAGGGGCGCGGCCTCGGGAAGCGCATCATGGCCGCTCTCACGGAGGAGTTGGAGCGCAGGGCGCCCGCCACCGCGTACGTCTCGTTGATCGCGGACGGGCCCGCGCGCTTCCTCTATGAGAAGTTCGGGTTCGCCGACACCGCCGCGCACGACTCGATCGGCATGTACCGGGCGATGGACGGGGACTCGGCTCCGCAGTCGCCGACTCCTGGCAGGCCCTGCTAG
- a CDS encoding ATP-dependent endonuclease, protein MSDMERFRRAVVEWAAGGVGASAAGESARELAVGVGLRTVVLVEGGSDQAAVEALASRCGRDLDSEGVSVVPLGGATSVGRFVDLCGPQGLGVRLAGLCDVGEERFFRRALERAGLGSDIPPEGLEPLGFYVCDVDLEDELIRSLGVDVVQQVVVDQGESRPFRTFRNQPAQRERTVEQQLRRFLGTHSGRKAQYARGMVESLDLERTPRPLERLLAHV, encoded by the coding sequence ATGAGCGACATGGAGAGGTTCCGTCGGGCCGTTGTCGAGTGGGCGGCCGGCGGGGTGGGGGCTTCGGCGGCCGGTGAGAGTGCGCGGGAGCTGGCGGTCGGGGTCGGGCTGCGTACGGTCGTGCTCGTCGAAGGGGGCAGCGATCAGGCCGCGGTCGAGGCGTTGGCCTCGCGGTGCGGTCGGGATCTGGACAGCGAAGGTGTGTCGGTCGTGCCGCTCGGGGGTGCGACCAGTGTCGGCAGGTTCGTGGATCTGTGCGGGCCCCAGGGGCTCGGTGTGCGGCTGGCCGGCCTGTGCGATGTCGGGGAGGAGCGCTTCTTCCGGCGGGCGTTGGAGCGGGCCGGGCTCGGTTCCGACATCCCGCCCGAGGGGCTGGAACCGCTTGGGTTCTACGTGTGCGACGTGGATCTGGAGGACGAGTTGATCCGGTCCCTCGGCGTCGATGTCGTCCAGCAGGTCGTGGTGGATCAGGGCGAGTCACGGCCGTTCCGTACTTTTCGGAATCAGCCCGCCCAGCGGGAGCGGACCGTGGAGCAGCAGCTGCGGAGGTTCCTGGGGACCCACAGTGGTCGCAAGGCCCAGTACGCGCGCGGGATGGTCGAGAGTCTGGATCTGGAGCGGACCCCTCGGCCGTTGGAGCGGCTCCTGGCCCACGTCTGA
- a CDS encoding XdhC family protein, whose product MLDIAEELHRWVEQGRDFAVATVVAVGGSAPRLPGAALAVDTDGTAIGSVSGGCVEGAVYELCQQALADGKPVLERFGYSDDDAFAVGLTCGGIIDILVTPVRAEDSTREIFASALATATRGEPAAVTRIVSGPTELLGRALLVRPDGSYEGGFGAHPELDRTVVEEARAFLDAGRTGTLEIGEQGSRCGAPLTLLIESSVPPPRMIVFGAIDFASALVRIGKFLNYRVTVCDARPVFATSARFPEADEIVVDWPHRYLERTQVDARTVLCVLTHDAKFDVPLLQLALRLPVAYVGAMGSRRTHLDRNERLREVGVTELELTRLRSPIGLDLGARTPEETALSIASEIIANRRGGTGTSLTGAHTPIHHDMSSTQNPTARIGSVA is encoded by the coding sequence ATGCTGGACATCGCCGAAGAGTTGCACCGGTGGGTCGAGCAGGGACGCGACTTCGCCGTGGCCACCGTGGTGGCCGTCGGCGGCAGTGCGCCCCGCCTGCCGGGCGCCGCCCTCGCGGTGGACACCGACGGCACGGCGATCGGCTCGGTCTCCGGCGGCTGTGTGGAGGGCGCGGTGTACGAGCTGTGCCAACAGGCGTTGGCGGATGGGAAACCGGTCCTCGAACGCTTCGGCTACAGCGACGACGACGCATTCGCCGTGGGCCTGACCTGCGGCGGCATCATCGACATCCTGGTCACACCGGTACGCGCCGAGGACTCCACCCGGGAGATCTTCGCGTCGGCCCTAGCCACCGCCACGCGTGGGGAGCCGGCGGCGGTGACCCGTATCGTGTCCGGGCCGACGGAACTCCTGGGCCGAGCCCTGCTGGTGCGCCCGGACGGCTCGTACGAGGGTGGATTCGGCGCGCACCCGGAGCTGGACCGCACGGTCGTCGAGGAGGCGCGCGCCTTCCTGGACGCGGGCCGCACAGGCACCCTGGAGATCGGAGAGCAGGGCTCTCGCTGTGGAGCACCGCTCACACTGCTCATCGAATCGTCGGTTCCGCCCCCCAGGATGATCGTCTTCGGAGCGATAGACTTCGCGTCCGCCCTGGTCCGCATCGGCAAGTTCCTGAACTACCGCGTCACGGTGTGCGACGCCCGCCCGGTCTTCGCGACCTCGGCCCGCTTCCCGGAGGCGGACGAGATCGTGGTCGACTGGCCGCACCGCTATCTGGAGCGCACACAGGTGGACGCCCGCACGGTCCTGTGCGTCCTGACCCACGACGCCAAGTTCGACGTACCCCTCCTCCAACTCGCACTCCGCCTGCCCGTGGCGTACGTCGGCGCGATGGGCTCCCGCCGCACCCACCTGGACCGCAACGAACGCCTTCGCGAAGTCGGCGTGACCGAACTGGAGTTGACCCGCCTGCGCTCCCCGATCGGGCTGGACCTGGGAGCCCGTACGCCGGAGGAGACGGCCCTCTCCATAGCCTCGGAAATCATCGCGAACAGGCGAGGAGGCACAGGAACATCCCTGACCGGCGCCCACACCCCGATCCACCACGACATGTCGTCGACTCAGAACCCCACAGCACGAATAGGTTCGGTGGCCTGA